One Coturnix japonica isolate 7356 chromosome 20, Coturnix japonica 2.1, whole genome shotgun sequence genomic window carries:
- the RAB22A gene encoding ras-related protein Rab-22A isoform X2 — protein MLRSVGGSASSCLRASFMTKTVQYQNELHKFLIWDTAGQERFRALAPMYYRGSAAAIIVYDITKEETFSTLKNWVKELRQHGPPNIVVAIAGNKCDLNDVREVMEKDAKDYADSIHAIFVETSAKNAININELFIEISRRIPSTDTNPPSSGKGFKLRRQPSVTKRSCC, from the exons ATGCTGAGAAGTGTGGGGGGCAGTGCATCTTCCTGTCTCAG AGCCTCATTTATGACCAAGACTGTACAGTATCAAAATGAGCTGCATAAATTCCTAATTTGGGATACAGCTGGACAAGAGCGG tttcgTGCATTAGCCCCAATGTACTATAGAGGGTCAGCAGCTGCCATTATAGTTTATGACATCACAAAAGAG GAAACATTCTCAACATTAAAGAATTGGGTTAAAGAGCTTCGACAACACGGACCTCCAAACATTGTTGTAGCTATTGCAGGAAATAAATGTGATCTTAACGACGTAAG gGAAGTCATGGAAAAAGATGCTAAAGACTATGCAGATTCCATTCATGCAATATTTGTAGAGACAAGTGCGAAAAATGCAATAAACATTAATGAACTCTTTATAGAAATTA GTCGTAGAATTCCATCAACTGACACCAACCCCCCGTCTAGTGGTAAGGGCTTCAAACTTAGAAGACAGCCGTCGGTGACAAAGCGCAGCTGCTGTTGA
- the RAB22A gene encoding ras-related protein Rab-22A isoform X1: MALRELKVCLLGDTGVGKSSIVWRFVEDSFDPNINPTIGASFMTKTVQYQNELHKFLIWDTAGQERFRALAPMYYRGSAAAIIVYDITKEETFSTLKNWVKELRQHGPPNIVVAIAGNKCDLNDVREVMEKDAKDYADSIHAIFVETSAKNAININELFIEISRRIPSTDTNPPSSGKGFKLRRQPSVTKRSCC; this comes from the exons ATGGCTCTGAGGGAGCTGAAAGTTTGTCTGCTGGGG GACACTGGTGTGGGCAAATCAAGTATCGTGTGGAGATTTGTGGAGGATAGCTTTGATCCCAACATCAACCCAACAATAGG AGCCTCATTTATGACCAAGACTGTACAGTATCAAAATGAGCTGCATAAATTCCTAATTTGGGATACAGCTGGACAAGAGCGG tttcgTGCATTAGCCCCAATGTACTATAGAGGGTCAGCAGCTGCCATTATAGTTTATGACATCACAAAAGAG GAAACATTCTCAACATTAAAGAATTGGGTTAAAGAGCTTCGACAACACGGACCTCCAAACATTGTTGTAGCTATTGCAGGAAATAAATGTGATCTTAACGACGTAAG gGAAGTCATGGAAAAAGATGCTAAAGACTATGCAGATTCCATTCATGCAATATTTGTAGAGACAAGTGCGAAAAATGCAATAAACATTAATGAACTCTTTATAGAAATTA GTCGTAGAATTCCATCAACTGACACCAACCCCCCGTCTAGTGGTAAGGGCTTCAAACTTAGAAGACAGCCGTCGGTGACAAAGCGCAGCTGCTGTTGA